One genomic segment of Sorex araneus isolate mSorAra2 chromosome X, mSorAra2.pri, whole genome shotgun sequence includes these proteins:
- the KIAA0040 gene encoding uncharacterized protein KIAA0040 homolog — protein sequence METPAPEASAGAAKAAGRVKAFFEQLWATVLSKHREGVYNTVCLGLVLALPLVTLLALLFVCCHCCWGRPRPGDGPKGKWRKRKKKKAEEDLWISAQPKLLQLEKRPSLPV from the coding sequence ATGGAGACCCCGGCCCCGGAGGCGTCCGCGGGCGCGGCCAAGGCCGCGGGCCGGGTCAAGGCCTTCTTCGAGCAGCTGTGGGCCACGGTGCTGAGCAAGCACCGCGAGGGCGTGTACAACACGGTGTGCCTGGGCCTGgtgctggccctgcccctggTCACGCTGCTGGCCCTGCTCTTCGTCTGCTGCCACTGCTGCTGGGGCCGCCCGCGGCCGGGGGACGGCCCGAAGGGCAagtggagaaagaggaagaagaagaaggcggAGGAAGACCTCTGGATCTCGGCCCAGCCCAAGCTCCTGCAGCTGGAGAAGAGGCCGTCGCTGCCCGTCTAG